The proteins below are encoded in one region of Brachyspira hampsonii:
- a CDS encoding protein-glutamate methylesterase/protein-glutamine glutaminase yields the protein MATKIKVLAIDDSALIRQLLTKIVNSDPALEMVGTAANPILAENKVKNLKPDIITLDIEMPEMDGITYLKKLMLNNPIPVIMFSSLLDKHRELALDALNIGAFDYVIKPSANVRDGVEELATDLVEKIKNAYANRAKFYRKHGVTVPTDTTPTVERTPISLEAPKTAGFKVYAKNTADIILPLTPSRETPMDKIILIGSSTGGTEALIECLKNVTPSAPPIVIAQHMPEHFTTSFAKRLNSILKIDVAESEDGMSIGRGQAVLARGAKHTMIKVKGGKYYIEVRDGEPVTRHKPSVDVLFRSGAVYAKNKAIGIILTGMGDDGANGMKEMKDAGAYNIAQNEETCTVFGMPREAIARGGVDEVLPLDKILAAALKRV from the coding sequence ATGGCTACAAAAATTAAAGTATTAGCTATTGATGATAGCGCACTAATTAGACAATTACTTACTAAAATTGTAAACTCAGATCCTGCTTTGGAAATGGTAGGAACTGCTGCAAATCCAATTCTAGCTGAAAATAAGGTAAAAAATCTTAAACCGGACATTATTACTTTGGATATAGAAATGCCTGAAATGGACGGTATTACTTATCTTAAAAAACTTATGCTTAATAACCCTATCCCTGTAATAATGTTTAGTTCGCTTTTAGATAAACATAGAGAATTGGCTTTAGATGCATTAAATATAGGTGCTTTTGATTATGTTATAAAACCATCTGCTAATGTTAGAGACGGTGTTGAAGAACTAGCTACAGATTTAGTTGAAAAAATCAAAAATGCTTATGCAAACAGAGCTAAATTCTACAGAAAGCACGGTGTTACTGTGCCTACTGATACTACTCCTACAGTAGAAAGAACACCTATTAGCTTGGAAGCTCCTAAAACTGCTGGATTTAAGGTTTATGCCAAAAATACTGCAGACATTATACTTCCGCTTACTCCTTCAAGAGAAACTCCTATGGATAAAATTATTCTTATAGGTTCTTCTACAGGCGGTACTGAAGCTTTAATAGAATGCTTAAAAAATGTTACTCCATCTGCTCCTCCTATAGTTATTGCTCAGCATATGCCTGAACATTTTACTACCTCTTTTGCTAAAAGATTGAATAGTATATTAAAAATTGATGTCGCTGAATCTGAAGATGGTATGAGTATAGGAAGAGGTCAGGCTGTACTTGCAAGAGGTGCTAAGCATACTATGATTAAGGTTAAAGGAGGTAAATATTATATAGAAGTTAGAGATGGAGAACCTGTTACAAGACATAAACCTTCTGTAGATGTACTTTTTAGAAGCGGTGCTGTTTATGCTAAAAACAAAGCTATAGGAATTATACTTACTGGTATGGGTGATGACGGTGCTAATGGTATGAAAGAAATGAAAGATGCTGGTGCTTATAATATAGCTCAAAACGAAGAAACTTGCACTGTATTTGGTATGCCTAGAGAAGCAATAGCTAGAGGCGGCGTTGATGAAGTTCTTCCTTTAGATAAAATATTAGCTGCGGCTTTGAAAAGAGTATAA
- a CDS encoding glutamine synthetase III family protein, with product MKKIPEIFGSMVFNDNVMKDKLPKDIYKKLIKTIKNGERLNLEVANVVAHAMKEWAIEKGATHFTHWFQPMTGVTAEKHTSFIAQTDDGATRMEFTGKELVQSEPDASSFPSGGLRATFEARGYTAWDPTSYAFIKDDTLCIPSAFCSYSGESLDKKTPLLRSMQVIEKEAKRILKLFGHNNVNRVFTTVGAEQEYFLIDRELYLKRPDLRYCKRTLFGACPPKGQELEDHYFGAIKPRVLAFMKELDIELWKLGIVAKTEHNEVAPGQYELAPEFTITNMATDQNQITMELMKVIAEKHNLACILHEKPFSGVNGSGKHNNWSIATDTGMNLLDPTDNPAKNKQFLLFLVAIIKAIDEYQDLLRVTTASASNDHRLGASEAPPAIISMFLGDELTEVIESMEHSKDYEGKGKVEMEMGVNSLARLTKDSTDRNRTSPLAFTGNKFEFRMVGSSLSVSGPNIILNTIVAEALSQFADILEKSSNFEKDLDELIRDTIKKHKRIIYNGNNYSDEWVKEAEKRGLFNLKTTPEALPHFISQKNIDVLTKHKVLTEAEIHSRYEIGMEEYVKEINIEALTLIDMVYKHILPSSMEYTGELADIADKKNNLKVNFDVESDLINKLNKLISDLYSKLAKLEEYISEGKKITDVSKSANFSRDKIFACLEDMRVTIDELERTVSKKYWKLPTYGDMLYSLS from the coding sequence ATGAAAAAAATACCAGAAATTTTTGGTAGTATGGTTTTTAATGATAATGTTATGAAAGATAAACTCCCTAAAGACATTTACAAAAAACTTATAAAAACCATAAAAAATGGAGAGCGTTTAAATTTAGAAGTTGCTAATGTAGTAGCTCATGCTATGAAAGAATGGGCTATAGAAAAAGGGGCTACTCATTTTACTCATTGGTTTCAACCTATGACAGGTGTAACTGCAGAAAAACATACTAGCTTTATAGCTCAAACAGATGACGGTGCAACTCGTATGGAGTTTACCGGTAAAGAATTAGTTCAAAGCGAGCCAGATGCTTCTAGTTTCCCTTCAGGAGGATTAAGAGCTACATTTGAAGCAAGAGGATATACAGCATGGGATCCTACTTCTTATGCTTTCATTAAAGATGATACTTTATGCATACCTAGTGCTTTTTGTTCATATAGCGGTGAATCTTTAGATAAAAAGACTCCCCTACTTCGTTCAATGCAGGTTATAGAAAAGGAAGCAAAAAGAATATTGAAACTTTTCGGACATAATAATGTTAATAGGGTATTTACAACTGTTGGTGCAGAACAGGAATATTTTTTAATAGACAGAGAACTATATTTAAAAAGACCTGATTTAAGATACTGTAAAAGAACCTTATTTGGTGCTTGTCCGCCTAAAGGTCAGGAATTAGAAGATCATTATTTCGGTGCTATTAAACCTAGAGTGCTTGCCTTCATGAAAGAACTTGATATTGAGCTTTGGAAACTAGGTATAGTTGCTAAAACAGAACATAATGAGGTAGCTCCAGGTCAGTATGAATTAGCTCCAGAGTTTACTATTACAAATATGGCGACCGACCAAAACCAAATTACAATGGAGCTTATGAAGGTAATAGCTGAAAAACATAATTTAGCTTGTATACTTCATGAAAAACCTTTTTCAGGTGTAAATGGAAGCGGTAAGCACAATAATTGGTCTATAGCAACAGATACAGGTATGAATCTATTAGATCCTACAGATAATCCTGCCAAAAATAAACAGTTTTTGCTATTTTTAGTAGCTATAATTAAAGCTATTGATGAATATCAGGACTTACTTAGAGTTACAACTGCAAGTGCAAGCAATGATCACAGACTTGGTGCTTCTGAAGCTCCTCCTGCTATTATATCAATGTTTCTTGGTGATGAATTAACTGAAGTGATTGAATCTATGGAACATTCCAAAGATTATGAGGGAAAAGGAAAGGTTGAAATGGAAATGGGAGTTAATTCTTTAGCAAGACTCACTAAAGATTCTACTGATAGAAATAGAACTTCTCCTTTAGCATTTACAGGAAATAAATTTGAATTTAGAATGGTAGGCTCAAGTCTTTCAGTATCAGGACCTAATATAATATTAAATACAATAGTTGCTGAAGCTTTATCGCAGTTTGCTGATATATTAGAAAAGTCTTCAAATTTTGAAAAAGATTTAGATGAACTTATAAGAGATACTATTAAAAAACATAAAAGAATAATTTATAATGGAAATAATTATTCTGATGAATGGGTAAAAGAAGCTGAAAAAAGAGGATTATTTAATCTGAAGACAACCCCAGAAGCATTGCCTCATTTTATATCTCAAAAAAATATAGATGTATTAACAAAACATAAAGTGCTAACAGAAGCTGAAATACATTCAAGATATGAAATAGGAATGGAAGAGTATGTTAAAGAAATTAATATAGAAGCTCTTACATTAATAGACATGGTTTATAAGCATATACTTCCTTCTTCTATGGAGTACACCGGAGAGCTTGCGGATATTGCTGATAAGAAAAATAATTTAAAAGTAAACTTTGATGTTGAAAGTGATTTAATTAATAAACTTAACAAACTTATTTCAGATTTATACAGTAAATTGGCAAAATTAGAAGAATACATTTCAGAAGGTAAAAAAATTACAGATGTTTCAAAATCTGCTAATTTTTCACGAGATAAAATATTTGCATGTTTAGAAGATATGAGAGTTACAATAGATGAATTAGAAAGAACAGTTTCTAAAAAATATTGGAAACTTCCAACTTATGGGGATATGCTTTATAGTTTATCATAA
- a CDS encoding helix-turn-helix transcriptional regulator — translation MSDKKKFERLFELYTSLMLDGLIDKNKLMYQNNISLRTFQRDIEEIQLYLQIELILENDRYTLKKEDLKKLKRGFHFDNDNLKKNIDILFSVFMKKVSSNLSFIPHSTISKLLPQNIDDDYYDVIVISNNEINNISGDSESIEKLLSCVKDLNDINFDYYIQSSNINYKVKAIAYLIYYFQGIWYLVAYDKKYKKIKTYSITSISNIEVMQKLKFNSNKEKEEYYKEYKNRINNREKLIKLIEKKRSIYWSDNELTKTTIRFNSDVAHYFKNRDYGFNQKIKNTLKDGSIIVNFDFSSFTELRIFLSPWLGSFKIISPEKFNKEFIEHLNNALSVMQGE, via the coding sequence ATGTCAGATAAAAAGAAATTTGAAAGGTTATTTGAATTATATACTTCATTAATGTTAGATGGGTTAATAGATAAAAATAAACTTATGTATCAGAATAATATTTCTTTAAGAACATTTCAAAGAGATATAGAAGAAATACAGCTATATTTACAAATAGAGCTGATTTTAGAAAATGACAGATATACTTTAAAAAAAGAAGATTTAAAGAAATTAAAAAGAGGTTTTCATTTTGATAATGATAATCTTAAAAAAAATATAGATATACTATTTTCTGTATTTATGAAAAAGGTAAGTTCAAATTTATCTTTTATACCTCATTCAACAATATCTAAATTATTACCTCAAAATATAGATGATGATTATTATGATGTTATTGTAATTTCAAATAATGAGATAAATAATATATCCGGCGATAGTGAAAGTATAGAAAAATTACTTTCATGTGTTAAAGATTTAAATGATATAAATTTTGATTATTATATTCAAAGCAGTAATATTAATTATAAAGTTAAAGCTATAGCATATCTTATTTATTATTTTCAGGGTATATGGTATTTAGTTGCTTATGATAAAAAATATAAAAAGATAAAAACTTATTCTATAACTAGTATATCTAATATAGAAGTAATGCAGAAATTAAAATTTAATAGTAATAAAGAAAAAGAAGAGTATTATAAAGAATATAAAAACAGAATTAATAATAGAGAAAAATTGATAAAATTAATAGAGAAAAAAAGAAGTATATATTGGAGTGATAATGAATTAACAAAAACTACTATTCGTTTTAATTCTGATGTTGCTCATTATTTTAAAAATAGAGATTACGGATTCAATCAAAAAATAAAAAATACATTAAAAGATGGTTCTATAATAGTTAATTTTGATTTTTCATCTTTTACAGAATTAAGAATATTTTTAAGTCCTTGGCTAGGTTCTTTTAAGATAATATCACCAGAAAAATTTAATAAAGAGTTTATAGAACATTTGAATAATGCTTTATCTGTAATGCAAGGTGAATAA
- a CDS encoding DUF1385 domain-containing protein codes for MNKKLDENRIKEGVGGQAVIEGIMLRNKSHYVVAVRKPDKQIDFIKAAITENKNKLSKLPFIRGVVNFIDMMKLGYKTLVFSANTAGIEEENNKKDNKPKSEKSESIAMTLSMLVSLAFAVGLFIALPYFITTLIGIDEKSNFIVFNLVRGCIKLSIFVLYLLVISFFKDIKRVFEYHGAEHMVVNAYEHGLDPDSGNIRDYTTIHPRCGTTFMFLVLTVSILLYMFTSYFVYTYIYASYTPPKIIGNLTVLAINIILLPIVSGISYEILKLGFKFYNFPLMRLAILPGLALQKITTRRPQDDEIEVALFALSKLLDTSIEKRTEEEVQADMKKVLENNDNIAEERLCV; via the coding sequence TTGAATAAAAAATTAGATGAAAATAGAATTAAGGAAGGAGTAGGCGGGCAGGCGGTTATAGAAGGTATAATGCTTAGAAACAAAAGCCATTATGTAGTTGCGGTTAGAAAGCCCGATAAACAAATAGACTTTATTAAAGCTGCTATTACTGAAAATAAAAACAAATTAAGTAAATTGCCTTTCATTAGAGGTGTTGTCAATTTTATTGATATGATGAAATTAGGATATAAAACTTTGGTATTTTCTGCAAATACTGCAGGTATTGAAGAAGAAAATAATAAAAAAGATAATAAGCCTAAATCGGAAAAAAGTGAAAGTATAGCTATGACTTTGAGTATGTTAGTATCTTTGGCATTTGCAGTTGGGCTTTTTATTGCCTTACCTTATTTTATAACTACACTTATAGGAATAGATGAAAAAAGCAATTTTATTGTATTTAATCTAGTGAGAGGATGCATAAAATTGTCTATATTTGTTTTATATCTTCTTGTAATATCATTTTTTAAAGATATAAAAAGGGTATTTGAATATCATGGTGCAGAACATATGGTTGTTAATGCTTATGAGCATGGACTAGATCCTGATTCAGGGAATATTAGAGATTATACTACTATACACCCTAGATGCGGTACTACTTTTATGTTTTTAGTATTAACAGTTTCAATTCTGCTTTATATGTTTACAAGCTATTTTGTATATACATATATATATGCTTCGTATACTCCGCCTAAAATAATTGGAAATTTAACTGTGCTTGCTATCAATATAATTTTGCTTCCTATAGTTTCTGGTATATCTTATGAAATACTAAAATTAGGATTTAAATTTTATAATTTTCCTCTAATGAGACTTGCTATACTTCCGGGGTTAGCTCTTCAAAAAATAACTACTAGAAGACCTCAAGATGATGAAATAGAAGTAGCATTATTTGCCTTATCTAAACTTTTAGATACATCAATCGAAAAAAGAACTGAAGAAGAAGTGCAGGCTGATATGAAAAAAGTCTTGGAAAATAATGATAATATAGCAGAAGAAAGATTATGCGTATAA
- a CDS encoding MFS transporter yields MSKEEKAVKNSFKKWFTFCVLVFGGGTVFKLSSLKDAFYVPMQEFMNLTHTQIGFALSVYGLVQTIGNFFSIYISDRFSKRILIPVGLIGVGLVGLYMSTFPPYYGILISWGLLSLFGEVIYWPVLLKSVRLLGDSNEQGRLFSFLEAGRGIVDVVIAYSALGVFTLLGSGSAGLRGGIIFFSAAVIVAGILSYILLEDDVVKLEDESGNKVSRDKVAIQGVIKAIKSLEIWVVSLTIFSVYSVYCGLTYFIPFLKDIYSIPVALVGAYGVINQYGLKIVGGPIGGVLSDKVFHSPTKYLRFAFFLSAIAIIGFTFIPHGQFNPYIGMVLTLSYGAIIFSMRAVFFAPIDEVKVPREISGAAMSIACIFGYSPQMFAFALYGNILDNNPGFAGYRIVFFIMAGFSVLGILISSLLLSMIKRREKLGVQE; encoded by the coding sequence ATGTCAAAAGAAGAAAAAGCTGTAAAAAATAGTTTTAAGAAATGGTTCACATTCTGTGTTCTGGTATTTGGAGGCGGAACTGTATTTAAATTGTCATCTTTAAAAGATGCATTTTATGTACCTATGCAGGAATTTATGAATTTAACTCATACACAAATAGGATTTGCTTTATCTGTTTACGGACTTGTACAAACCATAGGTAATTTCTTTTCTATTTACATATCTGATAGATTTTCTAAAAGAATATTAATACCTGTTGGACTTATTGGTGTTGGTTTAGTAGGATTATATATGTCTACATTTCCGCCATATTACGGTATATTGATTTCTTGGGGATTATTATCATTATTTGGTGAAGTTATATATTGGCCTGTATTATTGAAATCTGTAAGATTATTAGGTGATAGTAATGAACAAGGGAGATTATTTAGTTTCTTAGAAGCTGGAAGAGGTATTGTGGATGTAGTTATCGCTTATAGTGCTTTAGGTGTGTTTACATTATTAGGCTCTGGTTCTGCAGGATTGAGAGGCGGTATAATATTCTTCTCTGCTGCTGTTATAGTAGCTGGAATATTATCATACATATTATTAGAAGATGATGTTGTAAAATTAGAAGATGAAAGCGGAAATAAAGTTTCAAGAGATAAGGTAGCTATACAGGGTGTTATAAAAGCAATAAAAAGTTTAGAAATCTGGGTAGTTTCATTAACAATATTTAGCGTATATTCTGTATATTGCGGTTTAACTTATTTTATACCATTTCTAAAAGATATATACAGTATACCTGTGGCTTTAGTTGGGGCTTATGGTGTAATAAATCAATATGGATTAAAAATTGTAGGAGGTCCTATAGGTGGTGTATTATCAGATAAAGTGTTCCACTCGCCTACTAAATATTTAAGATTTGCATTTTTCTTATCTGCTATTGCAATAATAGGATTTACATTTATTCCGCATGGACAATTCAATCCTTATATAGGTATGGTTCTTACATTAAGTTATGGTGCTATAATATTTTCTATGAGAGCAGTATTTTTTGCTCCTATTGATGAAGTAAAAGTACCTAGAGAAATATCAGGTGCTGCTATGTCTATAGCTTGTATATTTGGATATTCACCTCAAATGTTTGCTTTTGCATTATATGGAAATATATTAGATAATAATCCCGGATTTGCAGGATATAGAATAGTATTTTTTATAATGGCAGGTTTTTCAGTACTTGGTATATTAATATCTAGTTTACTTTTATCAATGATTAAAAGAAGAGAAAAATTAGGAGTTCAAGAATGA
- a CDS encoding sugar phosphate isomerase/epimerase family protein, with protein MKLGLETESYHLFFQNKRMNIFDFINKTSELGLDGVQINIIKDYNLDPNWGTLETDEINHLKKVRALCDKLGLYIEVDTKGIEFEHLEKVLKVAHILDAEVVRTYIPTKDPVISEESGAGGKYDPAKVRQYFDTSIYEEAIPKLEKIIPILKKYRIKIALENHEYETSKELVWVVEKLSSPWIGLLFDFGNSMMAWEDPIEAANNMAPYTFSTHAKDHIIIEDPEDVYKYVVCGIPIGEGNLDIKKIYDILYNKSPLKRINIESCHPYCAQFKRAPGVGGVDKVGENAFKIHPQPYPYNEIKPLEYYYPQEISNEYLEKLLKDQDEGLKRSVKYLKDIRDSYLN; from the coding sequence ATGAAATTAGGTTTAGAAACAGAAAGTTATCATTTATTCTTTCAAAATAAAAGAATGAATATATTTGATTTTATTAATAAAACAAGTGAGCTTGGTTTAGACGGTGTTCAAATTAATATAATAAAAGACTATAATTTAGATCCTAATTGGGGAACTTTAGAAACAGATGAAATTAATCATTTGAAAAAAGTTAGAGCATTATGTGATAAATTAGGATTATATATAGAAGTAGATACAAAAGGAATAGAGTTTGAGCATTTGGAAAAAGTTCTGAAAGTAGCTCATATATTAGATGCAGAAGTTGTAAGAACATATATTCCAACGAAGGATCCTGTAATATCTGAAGAATCTGGGGCAGGCGGCAAATATGATCCGGCCAAGGTTAGACAATATTTTGATACTTCAATATACGAAGAAGCAATACCTAAATTAGAAAAAATTATACCTATTTTAAAAAAATATAGGATCAAAATAGCTTTAGAAAATCATGAATATGAAACTTCTAAAGAATTAGTTTGGGTTGTTGAAAAATTATCAAGTCCTTGGATAGGTTTATTATTTGATTTTGGAAATTCTATGATGGCTTGGGAAGATCCGATAGAAGCTGCTAATAATATGGCTCCATATACATTCTCAACACATGCTAAAGATCATATTATAATAGAAGATCCTGAAGATGTTTATAAATATGTTGTATGCGGAATACCTATAGGTGAAGGTAATTTAGATATAAAAAAAATATATGATATTTTATATAATAAATCTCCTCTAAAAAGAATTAATATAGAATCATGCCACCCATATTGTGCACAGTTTAAAAGAGCTCCAGGTGTAGGTGGAGTAGATAAAGTAGGAGAAAATGCATTTAAAATACATCCTCAGCCTTATCCATACAATGAAATAAAGCCTTTAGAATACTATTATCCTCAAGAAATTTCTAATGAATATTTGGAAAAACTTCTTAAGGATCAAGATGAAGGCTTAAAAAGATCTGTAAAATATCTTAAAGATATAAGAGATTCATATTTAAATTAA
- a CDS encoding NAD(P)H-dependent glycerol-3-phosphate dehydrogenase, translating to MANIGIIGAGGWGLALANIFSEKHNIKVWVHSESSYKLLSTSYRNDNYLENIELNRSIKFTTDVGEAVNDSEIVIIVTPSFAFAEACTNIEPYISNEQILVSATKGLDRKTGKTMSEVARSIISGDLSILTLSGPSHAEEAAKGVPTAVVVGGEKGVSEYVRDTLTVPPKFRIYNSTDQKGVEIGGALKNIIAIAGGIVDGLHLGDNTKAALITRGLHEIVRFALSKGARIDTMYGLSGIGDLIVTCSSGLSRNNRLGRELAKGKKYQEVTAESHGQVAEGVYATTAAYEYAKKNSIYMPITEAIYNILFNNANIKNTVTELMSKEAKSEGFF from the coding sequence ATGGCAAATATAGGTATTATAGGGGCAGGAGGTTGGGGACTTGCTCTTGCAAATATTTTCTCTGAAAAACATAATATTAAAGTATGGGTTCATAGTGAAAGCAGTTACAAATTATTAAGCACTTCATATAGAAATGATAATTATTTGGAGAATATAGAATTAAATAGAAGCATCAAATTTACAACAGATGTAGGAGAGGCAGTGAATGATAGTGAGATAGTGATAATAGTAACTCCTTCATTTGCTTTTGCTGAAGCTTGTACAAATATAGAGCCTTATATAAGCAATGAGCAAATATTGGTATCTGCAACTAAGGGACTTGATAGAAAAACAGGTAAAACTATGAGCGAAGTAGCTAGAAGCATAATATCAGGCGATTTATCAATACTTACACTTTCAGGACCATCTCATGCTGAAGAAGCTGCTAAGGGAGTGCCTACTGCAGTAGTTGTGGGAGGTGAAAAAGGCGTTTCTGAATATGTAAGAGATACTTTAACAGTTCCTCCAAAGTTTAGAATATATAATTCTACAGACCAGAAAGGTGTTGAAATAGGTGGGGCTTTAAAAAATATTATAGCTATTGCAGGCGGTATAGTAGACGGACTTCATCTTGGAGATAATACAAAGGCTGCTCTTATAACAAGAGGACTGCATGAAATAGTAAGATTTGCTTTGAGTAAAGGTGCTAGAATAGATACTATGTATGGACTTTCTGGAATAGGAGATTTAATAGTTACTTGTTCCAGCGGACTTAGCAGAAACAATAGATTAGGAAGAGAACTTGCTAAAGGTAAAAAATATCAAGAGGTAACAGCTGAAAGTCATGGGCAGGTTGCTGAAGGAGTATATGCTACTACTGCAGCTTATGAATATGCTAAAAAAAATAGTATTTACATGCCCATAACAGAAGCAATATATAATATACTATTCAATAATGCTAATATAAAAAATACAGTAACAGAACTTATGAGTAAAGAAGCTAAGAGCGAAGGATTCTTTTAA
- a CDS encoding TetR/AcrR family transcriptional regulator: MKNDKKDLRIIKTQKLLKESLLELLKSNSLKDISVTEICEHALVNRVTFYDHFNNKEELLNSIIDDIKEDIIKELRKDNSIYDFRKNYRKILEKVINYFDDNKQYFNISLIDYNNTSLFISSLYKIFIDYLDETMKGDDIEKTKIMSQFFSGALVSVILRWVKDDNNKKIKKEDLLNNICELLDKSLK; this comes from the coding sequence ATGAAAAATGATAAAAAAGATTTAAGAATTATAAAAACTCAAAAACTTTTAAAAGAATCCTTACTTGAACTTTTAAAAAGCAATTCATTAAAAGATATAAGCGTAACAGAGATATGCGAACATGCACTAGTAAATAGAGTTACATTTTATGATCATTTTAATAATAAAGAAGAACTTTTAAATTCTATTATAGATGATATAAAAGAGGATATCATAAAAGAATTAAGAAAGGATAACTCTATATACGATTTTAGAAAGAACTATAGAAAAATATTAGAAAAAGTTATTAATTACTTCGATGATAATAAACAATATTTTAATATATCATTAATAGACTATAATAATACATCATTATTTATTTCATCATTATACAAAATATTCATAGACTACTTAGATGAAACTATGAAAGGTGATGATATTGAAAAAACAAAAATTATGTCGCAGTTTTTTTCTGGTGCTTTAGTTTCTGTAATACTTCGCTGGGTTAAAGATGACAATAATAAAAAAATAAAAAAAGAGGATTTACTAAATAATATATGTGAATTATTGGATAAATCTCTTAAATAA